The sequence CTACACGGTGCGGTTCGCCGGTCACTGGGTCTTCGAAGGGACCGGGCTCCGCGACGGGGACACCTTCGCCCGGGGCGCCCTCGGGTACGAGACGGACGCCGCCGAACTCGACTGGTCGGCCGGTGTGCCCCGCGCCACGGGCCGCGACGGCACCCCGCGCTCCTTCGCCGTCCTCGCCACCGCCGACCTGCGTCACTGGCGCACGTACGGGCAGGGCGGCTGGGCCACCATGGGGGTCTTCCGGCTGGGCGCCGGCACGGTCTTCAACGCGGCCACCATCAACTGGGGGCGTGCGCTGGCCGATCCGGTCGTGGACCGGATCACCCGCAACGTGCTGGACCGGCTCGGCGGCAGGACTCCGCAGCCCTCCTGGCACACCGTCGGGCAGGCGCCCCGGCTGCGGGCGCTCGCCGCCTGCGAGGGGCTGCTCTTCGCCGTGGCCGAGGACGGCAGGACCCTGCTCCACCGTGAGCCGTCCGACCAGAACCTGCCGTGGTCCGTCTGCCCCGCGGCCCCGGGTGCCGCGCCCGAGATCCGGTGTCTGGCCGCCCCGCGTGAGGCGTGTCACCCGACGCCGCTGGCCCTGCTGGCCGTCGGCGCCGACGACCGGCTGTTCGTACGCGCTCCGGTGTCCGTGCCGGCCCCCTGGACCCCGGCGGGGAGGGTCCCGGCCGGGACGACGGCCCTGGCGATGTGCGACAACACGCTGTTCGCGGTGACCTCGCACGACGACACCCTGCACCACCGTCCGGCGCTCCGCCCCGACGCGCGGTGGACGGCGCTGGGCCCCGCGGGCAAGGCGTCCTCGCTGACCGTGCTCAACGCACGCCTGTACGCCGCCGGTCCCGACGGACTGCTCACCCGCCCGCCGGTCACCACCGACGCCCCCTTCACCCCGGCCGGTCCCTTCCCCTCCGCCAGAGCCCTCGCCTCGTACGCGGGGCGGCTGCTGGCGGCGACGCACGACGGTCTCCTCGTCAGCCATCCGCCGGAGTCCACGCCGGTGGTGTGAAAACGGGTGCGCGGGTTCCCCGGCCCCGGGGGCCCGGCTCCGTAGGGTCGGGTCATGGTCGCAAAGGAGCCGCACGTCCGCCGTACGTCGCTCGCCGGCGCCTTCGCCCCGCAACTGGCCTGGGACACACCGCGGCACGCCCGCAAGCGGGGCTTCGTCGTGGTCGGTGCCACGCAGCAGGGGCAGCCCCTGCTGCACACGGGGCCGGAACACCTGCGCCGGCGGCTGCGTCTGCTCAACGTCGTGGTGTCGCTCTCCTTCACGGCGGGAGGCGCCCTCTTCATGGCCGGTGCGCTGTTCTCGCAGACGCGCGCGCTCGCGCCCCTGACGTGCGGCGTGATCTACCTGCTCGGCGGCGTCGTGTTCGTGGCGGGAGGCTGGGCCTCGTTCCTGCAAGCTGTGAACGCCCGTGACCTCACCGGCGCCTCCGCGCCGGGCGAAGCCGCCGTCCGTGCCTGGCGCTGGTGGTCCTACGATCCGCTCTCCATCGGGTGGCTGGCGACCTTCGCGCTGCTGGCCGGGACCGTGGTGTTCGGCGTCGGCCTGGCGGACGCCTTTCTGCGGCACCTGTCGTCGGCGCAGTCCGACCGGCTCGTCTGGGCGCCGGACGCGATCGGATGCACGCTCTTCCTGATCTCGGGGCACCTCTCGCTGATCGAGGTCTGCCGGGGCAGGGCCCGCCTGCTGCCGCACGATCTGGGGTGGTGGATCGTCGTGGTCAACCAGACGGGCTCGGTGCTGTTCGCGGTGTCCGCCGCAGGCGCCTACGTCTGCCACGCGACGGACCGGGCGATCGACGCGGGGGTCGCCAACTGGGCGAGCGCGGTGGGCTCCGCGTGCTTCTGCGCCGCCGGGATCGCCCAGGCGTTCGAGCGCCCCGCGGCGCCGGTCAGGAGCGGGCGCCGGACTCGCTGATGTCCCGGTAGAGGTGGTCCATGAGTTCGCCGACCTCGCGCAGTTCCGCGCCGGGGTTCTCCGTGTCCCGCACCGCACCGCGCAGCCAGTCGGCGGTCGCCAGGGCGAGTGCGGTGGCGTCGTCCTCGCGCCCGTCGCTGAGCAGGCCCTCGATCGCGGAGCCCAGTCCGGCCAGCGTGGCGTCCGTGGTGGCCGGTGTCAGGTGCTCCCGCAGGCCCTCCGGGTACGGGGTCCGGGCCCTGGCCCGGCGTACCGCGTCAAGGACGGCGGGGTCGTCGCTGTACCGGTCCAGGTTGCCCATGAGTACGTAGATCCGCGCCATGTGCCGGGGCAGACCGGGATGGCGGTCGAGCCAGACCATCAGCTCTTTCTGGCCGCCCAGGTGATCGATGAGAGGGGTCAGCCTCTCCACGGTTTTGTTGGGCAGGTCCCAGCGGTGCGGCAGCAACTCGGCGACTTCGTCGGCGAGTCGTGCCTCTTCGTCCGGTGTGAGGGTGCCGGAGAGGAATCCGCCCACCAGTGGCATGTCCACTCCGAATCTGTCCGGCTCCTTCACAGATGTGCGCGAGGAGCCGTGTCGTCGGCGCAACAGTTCACCGGCACTCTTGAGGAGCGGCTTGTCGTGCACGGAACCTCCTGGTGGACGCCTTGGAGGGCGCTGCGGCAGTGGTGCGCCCCACTCTGCCGTCCACGTGTTGTCCTCGCGCGCCCGGTGGCCCGAATGAGTGCGATCTTCGGAGTCGGTATCGGGGCCCGCGGGCGTTACCGCGGAAAGGGCTCCGACAAAGGGAGCACCGCCGGGGTTTCAGCAGCTCAGACAGTCAAAAACTCAGTAAATCCGATGACCGGGAAATTGGGACTCCCCAATTGGCACATCGTGGGCTTAACTTAGGAGGCATGACCTCCCCCCGCTCCACCTACGGCGGCGGATACTACGCCGCGCCGTCGTTCCCCGATACTCCGATCTACGACTCTCTGGTCGCGGAGCGGGGCACCCCTCAGATCGCACCGATCCGAGTGCCTGCCGCGTACGACACCGGCAACAGCTACCTGCCGGCGCTTCCCGCGGCTCTCCCGGCGCTTCCCGCGGCGCCGTCCCAGCCCCAGCAGTCGTACGGCTACCCCCAGCCGGCGGCCCAGCAGGGCTACACCCCGATGCAGCCCGCGCAGCTGCAGCACGCGCCGGCGCCCTACATTCCGCAGCAGCCCGCCGGCGGCCGCGGGATGTACCAGGCGCCCCCGCAGCAGCAGCGTCCGGCCCCGGGCACGGGCTACGAGTCGATGCGCCCGGCGGCGCCGCGGCCCGCCCCCGCGCAGTCGCCGTACGAGGACCCGTACGGCCGCCCCTACCAGGGCGGCCGGGGCTACTAGGGCCTTTCGTCCGGGTCAGGCCGGGCCCGGGGACCCCTGCCGAAGGGGCGCTCCCTCCGCCCCGTGCTGAGCACCGTCCGCGTCCACCCGGTCGAAGCGCCGGCCGGGTACGCGGAGGGTGAGGCCGTCGTCGAGCCATGGGGACTCGACGGGGGCCGCCGCGGGATGCTGGTCGGCGCCGGGGTCACGGTCGTCACGCAACGCCCGCATCCCCGCTCTGCGTCCGCCCGCCGACCCTCTGGCGCGCGGCCGGCCTGCCGCCGCACGGCGACCCGCTCCGCGCCCGGCCGATTACGTCCTCGGAGCCGGGAACCCACGGCGGCCGGCGGCGCGTTGGTCGGAGTGGGGCCACGGGCTCCTCGCGGCCCCAACGTGTGGGCCGCACCGTACGGGGCAGGGCCGATACGGACGGAAGGGGGTGCGGGACCGTGCGAGCGATGACCGGTGTCTGGCGCTGGCGCCACAATCCGCTGCGCCGTGCCACGGACCGGGCCGAGGCGTGGCTGGCGCTGACGGCGTTTCTCCTGCTGGTGGTGGCGGCGCCGGCGCTCGGCTGGCTCTGCGGTGCGCGGACCGACGGCGCGCTCCAGGCGGCGGTGCGCGCCCAGCGAGCGGAGCGCCATCTCACCACCGCTGTCGTGGTGCGCCGGGTGGCCGCCTCCCGTCTCGGCGCCGACCCCGAGATATCCAGCGGCCGCGTCGCACAGACCGCTGTTGTCGCCCGGTGGCACGCACCGGACGGGACCACGCGCAGCACCGTGGTCTCGACCGACTCGCGCGACGCGAAGCCGGGGGCGAAGGTCCGCGTCTGGACCGACCGGAAGGGCAGCCCCGCGCTGCGGCCGATGGACGCGCCGACGGCGCACACCCATGCCGTGCTGGCCGGTTTCGGCGCCGCGATGCTGGCCGCCCTGCTGATCGAGTGCGGCCGGCGACTGATCGTCCGGCGCATGACCCGGCGGCGTTGTACGGAGCTCGACCGGGCCTGGGCAGCGGTCGGCCCCGACTGGGGAAGAACCGGCGCCGGAAGCTAGGGCGGGTCGTTTGGATCCAAACGAAACGCCCTATGCCGTGTCCGCAAAGTCCGCCGGGCGGATGCCGGGACCTGCGGATCGGGTCAACTCCCGCCCGCCGCGCGCGCTACGGTGGACCGGCCCGCCCGTCGCTCTCCGGCCGGCGGACCCCGGCTGGTCGCTGCCGCGAGGCCGGTGACACGGGCAACACACACGCACGAGGCGGGGGCACGACAGCGCCATGGCACAGGGCACGGTCCAGGTGACGCACACCGGCACATCGCGGTGGCGGCGCCGCACGGGCGAATACGCCTCCCTCACGGCTGCGCTGGAAGCAGCGGCGGACGGTGATGTGCTCACCGTCGCCCCCGGCACGTACCGGGAGAATCTGGTCATCGCCCGCGCCGTGACGCTGCGCGGTCCCGAGGGCTCCGTCGGTTCGGTGCGCATCGCCCCCGTCGACGGGGTGCCGCTGACGCTGCGCGCCTCCGCCGTCGTCCAGGACCTCCATGTGGAGGGACAGGACTCCGCAGCCCCCGCCCTGCTGATCGAGGAGGGCGCCCCGGAGATAGCGGACGTGCGGATCGTGACCCGCTCGGCCGCCGGTATCGAGGTGCGGGGTGCCGCCCGGCCCTCCGTGCGCCGCTGCACGGTCGACAATCCGGCGGGCGTCGGCATCGCCGTACTCGACGGCGCCGGCGGGGTGTTCGAGGAGTGCGAGGTCGTCTCGGCCGGTCAGTCCGGGTTCGCCGTGCGCGACGGCGGGCGCCCCCGGCTGGAGCGCTGCCGGGTCCACCACGCCTCGGGCGCCGGTCTGTCCGTCACCGGCGAGGGCAGTGCCCTGGAGGCCGTGGGCTGCGAGATTTACGAGATCAAGGGCAGCGGGATACAGGTGACCGCCCGCGGCTACGCCCATCTCACCGACTGCACGGTGCACCGCACATCGGCGGACGGAGTCACGCTGGACACCGACGCGGTGCTCACGCTGGCCGACTGCGACATCCACGACATCCCGGAGAACGCGGTGGACCTGCGTTCGCGGGCGGTGCTCACGCTGACCCGCTCGACGGTGCGCCGCTTCGGCCGCAACGGGCTCTCCGTCTGGGACCCCGGCACCCGGGTCGACGCCAACCAGTGCGAGATCCACGACAGTACGGGCGACTACCCGGCGGTCTGGGTCAGCGACGGGGCCACGGTGATACTGGACTCCTGCCGCGTCCACGACGTGCCGGACGCCCTGTTCGTCCTCGACCGGGGTTCGCGCGCCGATGTCGTGGACAGCGATCTCTCCCAGGTCCGCAACACGGCGGTGTCGGTCAGCGACGGGGCGACCGCGCAGCTCGACGACTGCCGCATCCGGGAGGCGTCGACCGGCGCCTGGTTCCGGGACCACGGAAGCGGCGGCACGCTCAACAACTGCACCATCGACGCGGCGCAGACCGGCGTGATCGTCACCAAGGGCGCCGACCCGGTGATCGAACGCTGCACGGTGACCTCGCCCGCCGAGGCCGGCTTCTATGTCTCGGCCGAGGGCCGGGGCACGTTCAACGGCTGCCGGGTCACGGGCAGCGAAGGGTACGGCTTCCATGTGATGGAGGGCTGCCGGACGACGCTGACCCGGTGCCGCACCGAGCGCTGCGCCCGCGGCGGCTACGAGTTCCCCGAGAACACGGGGCAGGGGGGCGGTCCGGCCGTGGAGGACTGCACCAGCGACGAGAGCGGTCTGCGGACCGCCACTCCCCCGCCGGCCACCGTCCTGACGGCGACGCAGTCGACCCCGGGGCTGCTCGGATCGGTCCCCTCGCCGCGCCCCGTGGAACCGCCCGCGGTGGCGGCGCCGGCCGAGCCCTCGCGCACCTCCGGGGAGGTCCTGGGCGAGCTGGACGCGCTGGTCGGGCTCGACAGCGTCAAGCGCGAGGTGCGGGCCCTCACCGACATGATCGAGGTGGGGCGCAGGCGCCGGGAGGCGGGTCTGAAGGCGGCGTCGGTCCGCCGCCATCTCGTCTTCACCGGCTCCCCCGGTACCGGCAAGACCACGGTGGCCCGGCTGTACGGCGAGATCCTGGCCTCGCTCGGGGTGCTGGAGCGGGGACACCTGGTCGAGGTGTCCCGGGTCGACCTGGTCGGTGAGCACATCGGTTCCACCGCCATCCGCACCCAGGAGGCGTTCGACCGGGCGCGCGGCGGGGTTCTGTTCGTCGACGAGGCGTACGCGCTGTCCCCCGAGGACTCCGGCCGGGACTTCGGCCGGGAGGCCATCGACACGCTGGTGAAGCTGATGGAGGACCACCGGGACGCCGTGGTCGTCATCGTCGCCGGGTACACCCACGAGATGGAGCGGTTCCTCACCGTCAACCCCGGGGTGGCGTCCCGCTTCTCCCGGACCATCACCTTCAGCGACTACGACCCCGCCGAGCTGCTGCGGATCGTCGAGCAGCAGACCCGGGAGCAGGAGTACAGCCTGGCGTCCGGGACGGGTGAGGCGCTGCTGAAGTACTTCTCGGAGCTGCCGAAGGGCCCGGCCTTCGGCAACGGGCGCACCGCTCGCCAGACCTTCGAGTCGATGGTCGAGCGGCACGCCGGCCGGGTCGCCCAGCTCGCCGATCCGAGCACGGACGATCTCACTCTGCTGTATCCGGAGGACCTCCCGGAGCTGCCCTGACGTCCTCGCGCGGCTGGTCGGCCTGGTGGGGCAGGACGGGGCCGAGCCGTTCCAGGAGCGCGGCGCGTTCCTCGGCGAAGACGGGGTCGGCCTGGTAGTCGCCGTGGCCGAGCACCGGCTCGGGCAGCGGGTGCTCGGGCGTCCGCCCGTAGACCAGCGGGTCCTTGAGCGGGCCGCGGTCCACCTCGGGACCGGACTCCCGGCCGAGCCTGATCTCGCCGCCGATGGGGTCGGTGGCCCGCCACAGATTGCGCCAGCAGTGCACCGAGCGGTGCAGCCCGTGGAGCTGTCCGGGCCCGAAGTAGGCGGGGAACCATCGCGCGTAGAGGCGCTCGATCGGTGATCCGTAGGTGAGCAGGGCGACTTGGGCGCGGGTCCTGGCGGGGAGCTGCCAGACCGCGGACGCGGCGAGGACGCTGCCCTGGGAGTGGCCGGAGATGACGAGGCGGCCGCGGGTGCGGGCGGTCCAGCCGGACATGCGGGACGCCAGGTCGGGCACTGCGCGCTCCGCGTAGCAGGGCGGGGCGAAGGGGTGGGCGGCGCGCGGCCAGAAGGTGCCGACGTCCCAGAGGATGCCGATCGTGCGCCGGGCGGAGGCGTCGCGGTAGGCGCGCCGGCCGCAGGCGACGAAGACGAGGAAGCCGAAGCCCACGAGCCAGGAGCCGGTGGACTGGGCCGCCTCGGCCACCGATTCCACGAACGGGCTACTGCCGTCCAGGGCGAGCCCCGGTACCTCTCCGGTGGCCCAGGCCCCGGCCACGGCCCCCGCGCCGAGCAGCAGGGTGGCGCCGGAGACCAGGCCCACCATGCCGGGCGCCGAGTCGGTGAGCGCGGCCGTGGCCCGGATGCGGGCGATCCGCTCGGTCCGCGACGGGTCGGGGCATGTCTCCCCGTACTCCTCGTCGATCACCGGTCCCAGCCGGCGGGCGGCCAGCCACGTCCGTACGCCGAGCACGAGGGCCGGCACCAGGAGCAGTACGAGGAGGACGGGGATGACGGAGGCCTGCCAGCTGAGCAGGACCGGTGGGCCCTCTATGAGGGCGCCGCGCCCCATGCCGGGGCTGCCGGGTCCGTCGAGCCAGTCGGCGACGCGCTGGGCGACACCCCCCGTCATCACACCGCCGAGCGCGCACGCGAGCATCGCGACGGCGGGTCCGCCGAGGCCGCGCATCACGGTGCGGGGCTCGGGGCAGCGCCGGTACAGGTCGAGGGAGACCACGGCGAGCAGGACGACGAGTACGCCCTGGGCGAGGGTGACCGCGGGGAACGTGAAGTCGCCGGGGAGCGTGCCCGATGAGGCCCAGCCGGGGCGCGACCAGGCGGCGTGCACGGCGGCGAGCACGAGGAGGGCGAGGGCGGTGCCGGGGAGGCAGGTGATGACGGCCCGGTCGAGCCGGTTGTCGAGGCGCCGTTCGCTGCGGCCCCTGCGGCAGATCACCCAGAGCACGACGATCGCGCCGAGGACGAGCGCCGCCTCGATCAGCCGTCCGAACACGGCGGGTACGGGTCCGGTGACCGCGCGGTCGTGACGGGCGGCGGCGCCGGTGACGGAGGCGGTGACGGTCAGGAAGCCGGCGGCGGTGTGGGCGGCGCGCAGCCGGGCGACGAGCCTGCGGCCGTACCAGAATCCCGGCCGCCCCAGTGCGGGGCGCATGGGCTCCGGGGCGGGAGTCCCGTCGTCGTCGGGGTCGGGCTCGGTCAGCGGCCGCTGGGACTCGTAGGCGCTCCAGGTCCGGTTGGACAGGAACCAGAGCAGCCCGACCAGCGCGGTGGGCACCAGCGCGGCCAGGGCGAGGCGGCGGCCGGGCTGGGACCACCAGCCGCCCTGCGCCGCGGAGAGGAAGCCCAGCCAGGACCGCCGGCCGGAGCAGTCGGGGACGCCCGCGCACTGCCAGGCGGTGAGGTCGAGGGCGACTTCGCAGGCGGCGGCGGTCAGCAGCACGGTGAGGCTGAGCGCGATGAGCCGCACGAGGACCCCGTACAGCCGGATCGCGCGGGGGCGGCGCCGGGCGGTGGGGCGCATCCAGTGGGCGAGGTTGACCACCATGAACGGCAGGAGCAGCAGCCACAGCGCGCGGGAGCCGTTGCCCGAGGTGAGGTTGGACCAGCAGTAGGCCTCCGCGATGGGCTCCTCGCGGTACCGCTCGGGGTGCTGTTCGGCGTCGACGTCGGCGGAGCGCCGGTAGATGGCCGCGGTGGTGTCCCCGGTGACGCGGACCGTGCGCGGCTCGACGAGCATTTCCTGGGGGGCGGTGCCGCCCACCCCGTGTACCAGTAATTCGAGTGCGGGCCCGGTGGCACGTGGGGGCTCGGTGGGAGGTGGCACGGCGACTCGCTCTCGCAGGGGGAAAGGCGGCTGATGCCCGGTCACCGCGCTCGCGGCGGGGCCCGGGTGGCCGCGTCCTTCCTACCGAATCTCCCCCGTGCGCCGCCATGCGACACCGCGTGGCAGGATGACACCGTCGATACGGACTCCTGTACGGCCAGAGGGAAGGGCAAGGCCCGGCGTTGAGCGAGAATCAGAATCTGCTCGCGGAGCAGCGGCGTGCGCTGATCCTGGACGAGGTGCGCCGGCGGGGCGGGGTGCGGGTCAATGAGCTGACCCGGCGGCTGAACGTCTCCGACATGACCGTGCGCCGGGATCTGGACGCCCTGGCCCGGCAGGGTGTGATCGAGAAGGTGCACGGCGGTGCTGTCCCGGTCGTCGAGGCGAGCACGCACGAGCCCGGTTTCGAGGCGAAGTCGACGCTGGAGCTGACCGCCAAGGAGGACATCGCCCGCGCGGCGGCCGCGATGGCCGTGCCCGGCAGTGCGATCGCCCTGTCCGGCGGCACCACGACGTACGCGCTGGCGCAGCATCTGCTGGACGTGCCGGAGCTGACCGTGGTGACGAATTCGGTGCGGGTCGCCGATGTGTTCCACGCGGCGCAGCGGCCGGGTGGCCCGGGGGGCCGGCCGGGGGCGGCGACGGTCGTGCTCACGGGTGGGGTGCGTACGCCGTCCGATTCGCTGGTCGGCCCGGTCGCGGACCGGGCGATCGCCTCGCTCCACTTCGATGTGCTCTTCCTCGGCGTCCACGGGATCTCGGTGGAGGCGGGACTGTCCACGCCGAATCTCGCGGAGGCGGAGACGAACCGCCGGTTCGTGCAGTCGGCGCGGCGGGTGGTGGTGGTCGCCGACCACACGAAGTGGGGGACGGTGGGGCTCAGCTCGTTCGCCTCGCTGGACGAGGTGAGCACGCTCGTGACGGACGCGGGCCTGTCCGCGGGCGCCCGCGAGGAGATCGAGGAGCGTCTGCCCGGTCTGCTGGTCGCGGGCCGGGGCGGGAGCGAAGAGCCCGCCGAAGGCTGAGGACGCGGGATTCCGCTCCGCTCGCGACGGACCTGTCACGGCCTAGGATCGTGGTGTGGCCGTCTTCCGGATCGAGCGTTTCACCCCGTTGCCCGCAGCCGAGTCCTGGCGCCGGGTGACGGACTGGGAGAGGCATGCCGCGCTGGTGCCGCTGACGTCGATCACGGTGCCGACGGGGCTGCCGAACCGGGTCGGGACGGTGTTCGTGGCGCGGACCGGAGTGGGGCCGCTGGCGTTCGACGATCCGATGGAAGTGGTCCGCTGGTCGCCGCCGGCCGGGGGCCGGGCGGGCATGTGCCGGCTGGAGAAGCGCGGCCGGGTGGTGCTGGGCCGGGCGTCGATCGACGTGTATCCGAACCGGGCCGGCTCCCATGTGGTGTGGGTGGAGGAGATGAGCGTGCGGCTGCTGCCGCGCTGGGCCGACCCGGTGATCGCCGGTGCGGGCCGCCGGGTCTTCGGCCGGGTGCTCGACTCCGTACTGGACCAGCCGGCCGGGCGGTACGGCTGAGGGTGCACGGCCGCCCCGGCACCGGTCCGGGATCGGCACATGTCCGGTACGGGTAAGGACATCTGACGGGTAGCCAGCTATGGTGTGCGCCGTTGCCGTCGGCCGTTCGGGAGGTGCGATCCATGGCACATCGTCTTCGCTCCGAGAGCCTCGGTTTCGCCCGGGTCGCTCCGGTGCGGCTCGTCTTCACCGCCGAGGTGTCCGCTCCCCCGGATGTGGTGTACCGGGCGCTCGCCGACGATGTCGAGGGCTGGCCGGCCTGGTTCACCGCCGTGACGGCCGCCGTGCCCGTGGAGGCGGGGGCAGGACGCGAGGTACGGCTGCGGGGCGGGATCACGTTCCGCGAGACGGTCATCGCGACGGAGCCCGGCGAGCGGTACGCGTACCGGGTGGACACCACCAACGCCCCCGGGATGAAGGCGCTGGTGGAGGAGTGGCGGCTGACCCCCGCCGGTACCGGTACCCAGGTGCGGTGGACGTTCGCCGCCGACGGCTCGCCGCTGTTCCGGTTCGTCCTGCGGCGGGCCCGGCGGGCAGTGGGCCGCTCGTTCCGGGACGCGGTGCGCGACCTCGGCCGGCGGCTGGCGGCGGCGCCCGCCTGACCGCCGGTGTTCAGGCCTCCGGCCAGCTTCCGGTGATCAGGAAGTGGTCGATGGTCCGGGTGTACGGGGCGATGTCCAGGCCCTGCGCGGCCAGCCAGGAGTCGGAGTAGTACTTGTCGAGGTAGCGGTCGCCGGGGTCGCAGAACAGGGTGACGACGCTGCCTCCCTCGCCCCGGGCGACCATCTCGGCGACCAGTTTGAACGCGCTCCACAGCCCGGTGCCGGTGGAGCCGCCCGCCTTGCGCCCGATGGCCCGCTCCAGTGCGCGCACGGCCGCGACGCTCGCCGCGTCCGGGACCTTCATCATCCGGTCGATGGCGCCGGGAACGAAGCTCGGTTCCATGCGCGGCCGGCCGATGCCCTCGATGCGTGAGCCACAGTCGCTGGTGGCGAGCGGGTCGTGGTGGGTCCAGCCGTCGAAGAAGCAGGAGTTCTCCGGGTCGGGCACACAGATCCGGGTGTCGTGCTGCATGTAGTGCACGTAGCGGGCGATGGTCGCCGATGTGCCGCCGGTGCCGGCGGTGGCGACGATCCAGGTGGGCTCCGGATACCGTTCGAGCCTCAGCTGCTGGTAGATCGACTCCGCGATGTTGTTGTTGCCCCGCCAGTCGGTGGCCCGCTCGGCGTAGGTGAACTGATCCATGTAGTGACCGCCGCCCTCCGCGGCGAGCCGTGCGGACTCCTCGTAGATCAGGCGCGAGTCGTCGACGAAGTGGCAGCGCCCGCCGTGGAATTCGATGAGCCGGCACTTCTCCGGGCTGGTGGTCCGGGGCATCACGGCGATGAACGGCACCCCGATCAGTTTGGCGAAGTACGCCTCCGAGACGGCGGTGGAACCGCTCGATGCCTCGATGACCGGTTTGCCCGGCCGGATCCAGCCGTTGCAGAGCCCGTAGAGGAACAGCGAACGCGCCAGCCGGTGTTTGAGGCTGCCCGTGGGGTGGGTGGACTCGTCCTTGAGGTAGAGGTCGATACCCCACGTCTCGGGCAGCGGGAAACGCAGCAGATGGGTGTCGGCGGAGCGGTTGGCGTCGGCCTGGACCTTGCGGACGGCCTCCTTGAGCCAGGCGCGGTAGGCCGGGTCGGATCGGTCGATGTCGACGGTTGCCACGGCGTCGCCGCCGTGCCCGTGCTCGCTGGTGTCCATCTGCGCGCCTCTCCTCGTGCGACCCGGTCTGGGCGGGGCCCACGATATGCCCCCCACCTGCGCAAACGTTGACTTTGATGGTCCATAGGGCTGCCTTGGTGTCACGGGCGGGCGCAGGCGGTGCCACTCGGCGCGAATACGCCGTTTATCCACGGTCCCGCTCTGGTGCACCGGGTCCGAGATGGGCACACTTCGTCTCAGAGGCATGTTGAAGGGGGCGAAGGGGCCATGTCCGAAACGGAGTTCAGTGCCACGGGTGTACGTATCGACCGTTGGGCGCGCTCGGTCACCAGGGCCGGGCAGGTGACCGTCAAGGACGGCCGGGTGGCCCTTCTGACGAGCTACGGGCGCGAGATCGACAGTGCGCCGGTGGGGACGGTGAGCGCGGGCAGACCGTGGTTCGCGGGTGCGGACGCGACGGTGGCGCGGGTCAACGGGACGCGGTACCGGCTGACGATGCGGCGGCCCGACGGCAAACCCGGTGACGAGCCTCCCGCACACCGGTTCCTGGCGGCGTTGTACAGCGCGGGGGGCCGGCGGGGCTGACGGAGCGGGGGCGGGGCGGAGCGGGGCGGGCCCGCGGGGAAACCGCGAGTTGCGGACCGGTATGCGCTGAGCGACATTGGAGTCACGTCACTCATGGTGTACCGGCGGTGACACTGTGACCCAGGCCGCCGGGCCCGGACTCAGCAGCGAGCCATGTGCTGGATCCGTTCCTTCGTCTTCTTCCGGACCTATTTCGGGGAGTCGCAGCCGTGATCAGCGAGCCAAGCAGGCACTGCACGGTGGAGCTCCAAGCCCTGCCGTCGCGGATCGGTCAGGTCCGCAGAATCATCTCGGCGCAGCTGCGCTACTGGCATCTCGATTCTCTCATCGACCAGACAGCGCTGGGCGTCACCGAACTCCTGACCAACGTCCACCGGCATGCGCAGCCGGACAAATCATGCACCGTCGAGATCGAGTTGCTGCTCGAACGGCTGACGGTGTCCGTCCATGACCACGACCCACGGATGCCCACCGTGCGCGAGGCCGACGACTCCAGTACGTCGGGGCGCGGACTCGCACTGATCGCCGCGGTCAGCGAGAGCTGGGGCGTCCGCCCCCGGGACGGGGCGGGGAAGGCCGTCTGGTTCACGCTTCCCACACCCTCCCGGCTCACCCAGCCGTCACATGTGCTGTACGGGGCGACGACCGACGGGCCGTTCGATCTGAGCGGCCTCACGATGCCGGACGGGGCGCCACCCTCGACGGCACGGTCGGCCGTGATGGGCTGACACGACAGGAGCGGGGCGCCCCCACGAGGGTGCCCCGCTCCTGTCCGTCACACCGTCCGGTCACCCGGCGCCGCCCGCGCGGGGGCCGAACTG comes from Streptomyces sp. Mut1 and encodes:
- a CDS encoding DeoR/GlpR family DNA-binding transcription regulator — encoded protein: MSENQNLLAEQRRALILDEVRRRGGVRVNELTRRLNVSDMTVRRDLDALARQGVIEKVHGGAVPVVEASTHEPGFEAKSTLELTAKEDIARAAAAMAVPGSAIALSGGTTTYALAQHLLDVPELTVVTNSVRVADVFHAAQRPGGPGGRPGAATVVLTGGVRTPSDSLVGPVADRAIASLHFDVLFLGVHGISVEAGLSTPNLAEAETNRRFVQSARRVVVVADHTKWGTVGLSSFASLDEVSTLVTDAGLSAGAREEIEERLPGLLVAGRGGSEEPAEG
- a CDS encoding SRPBCC family protein — translated: MAVFRIERFTPLPAAESWRRVTDWERHAALVPLTSITVPTGLPNRVGTVFVARTGVGPLAFDDPMEVVRWSPPAGGRAGMCRLEKRGRVVLGRASIDVYPNRAGSHVVWVEEMSVRLLPRWADPVIAGAGRRVFGRVLDSVLDQPAGRYG
- a CDS encoding SRPBCC family protein, which translates into the protein MAHRLRSESLGFARVAPVRLVFTAEVSAPPDVVYRALADDVEGWPAWFTAVTAAVPVEAGAGREVRLRGGITFRETVIATEPGERYAYRVDTTNAPGMKALVEEWRLTPAGTGTQVRWTFAADGSPLFRFVLRRARRAVGRSFRDAVRDLGRRLAAAPA
- a CDS encoding PLP-dependent cysteine synthase family protein; this encodes MDTSEHGHGGDAVATVDIDRSDPAYRAWLKEAVRKVQADANRSADTHLLRFPLPETWGIDLYLKDESTHPTGSLKHRLARSLFLYGLCNGWIRPGKPVIEASSGSTAVSEAYFAKLIGVPFIAVMPRTTSPEKCRLIEFHGGRCHFVDDSRLIYEESARLAAEGGGHYMDQFTYAERATDWRGNNNIAESIYQQLRLERYPEPTWIVATAGTGGTSATIARYVHYMQHDTRICVPDPENSCFFDGWTHHDPLATSDCGSRIEGIGRPRMEPSFVPGAIDRMMKVPDAASVAAVRALERAIGRKAGGSTGTGLWSAFKLVAEMVARGEGGSVVTLFCDPGDRYLDKYYSDSWLAAQGLDIAPYTRTIDHFLITGSWPEA
- a CDS encoding ATP-binding protein; the encoded protein is MISEPSRHCTVELQALPSRIGQVRRIISAQLRYWHLDSLIDQTALGVTELLTNVHRHAQPDKSCTVEIELLLERLTVSVHDHDPRMPTVREADDSSTSGRGLALIAAVSESWGVRPRDGAGKAVWFTLPTPSRLTQPSHVLYGATTDGPFDLSGLTMPDGAPPSTARSAVMG